Part of the Methylophaga nitratireducenticrescens genome is shown below.
AGAATGGCAAAGCCAAATATGATCCACACTCGTTGTTGCATACGCTTTGGTTTAGACATTATCGATTTGCTCCGCCAATAGCTCAATCCAATGGTTTTCTGGCTGCTATTAAGAGGTACGGGTGCAGCTGACAGCCAATATTCACCGTAACAATTTTATCTGGTTGCAACAGCGAATAACTGCCTGCCGACCCGCAACATAATATTGCGCATTACTTACAACTGTCGTTGTGTAGCCAACTTATTGCAGAATATTTTCCACCACTTCGGATACTGTTGACCATTCTGCAGGCAAAAGGGACAGATAAAGACTTTATTGATACCGTCGCCAACGTTGTGTTCTGCAGAACTACATAATCTAACCTTTGCCATGAATGATTTTGCAGCCAGTACATAAACACGGACGCTGCCAGTTAATGGCCTGATGAAGCCGGATACCCAGTCACAATGTTGCCGTCCAACGTGGTATTTTCGCTAAAATACGGCGGATAAAATGGCAGACGTTGATTATACTCTGCCAGCAACTCCTGCAAATCACTTTGTTTCGCACCTGTAAAAGCCGTAACGACCAACTCAGTAGGCTGAATACCCTGATGCTCTTATAGTGACAACGTTTGTTCAGGTTGTGCCTGGTATGGAATTAACCCAGCAGCAGGAACGCACCGAAGCGACTCATTCCGGCTCGACGCAGGGAGGAGCACCGAAGGGACCCCCGACTTTAGAAGGGGAAGGATGTCAAAATTTCCTGTTATAAGTCGTCATCGTTATAATGTGTGATCCATTAAAGCCGTTTAGAGACCACAAATGTATCAATACGATGAGTATGATCAAACGATGATAGATCAGCGCGTAGCACAATTTCGTGATCAGACCCGTCGTTTTCTTGCCGGTGAACTGACAGAAGAACAGTTTCGCCCGCTACGATTGATGAATGGTCTATACATTCAGCTTCATGCACCAATGTTACGGGTCGCTATTCCTTATGGCATGATGTCATCCCGCCAGGTTCGTAAAATTGCAGAAGTTGCACGTCGCTATGACAAGGGCTTTGTGCATTTCACGACACGGCAGAATTTTCAAATGAACTGGCCTAAATTAGAAGCGGTGCCCGAGATTCTGGCAGAACTGGCCAGTGTACAAATACATTCTATTCAAAGTAGCGGTAACTGCATTCGTAACACTACGTCGGATCAACTCGCTGGCATTAATGCCAATGAAATTGAAGATCCACGTCCATGGGCTGAAATTATTCGTCAATGGTCAACATTTCATCCAGAATTTGCTTATTTACCACGCAAATTTAAAATTGCCGTGGTGGGTTCGAAAGAAGATCGCGCGGCAACTAAATTGCATGATATTGGTTTACATCTGGTCAAAAATCACGAAGATGAAGTCGGTTTTGAAGTGCTGGTGGGGGGCGGTTTAGGACGCACCCCGGTTATTGGTGAACAGATTAGACCCTTTTTGAAAAAACAGGATTTGTTGTCTTACCTTGAAGCTATTTTGCGCGTCTACAATCGATTGGGTCGCCGAGATAACAAGTTTAAAGCACGCATTAAAATCACTGTTCGAGAACACGGTATTAATCATATTCGTGAACTGGTGGAGGCTGAATGGGTACATATTCGCGAACAGTTAAAGCTGGATACAAAAGAAATTGAACGGGTAAAGCAGTATTTCACCAAACCGGCTTATGAAATGGACACGGCGGATTCTGATAGCCATTATGCTGATTTACTAGCACAAGACAAAGAATTTGCCCTTTGGGTCAAACAAAATACTGTGGATCATAAAATCCCTGGCTATCGTGCAGCCTATGTTTCATTGAAAAAACCTGGCCAGGCTCCAGGCGATATCACTTCCGAACAACTGGAAGTAGTTGCTGATCTCGCCGATGAATTCAGTTTTGGTGAAGTGCGTTCCACCCATACGCAGAATCTTATTTTCACTGATGTAAAACAAGCCGATCTGTACGCACTATGGCTACGTCTTAACTCAGAAAACCTGGCCACACCGAATATCAATACCCTGACAGATATTATCTGCTGTCCAGGCTTGGATTATTGTGGTTTGGCCAATGCGACTTCAATTCCATTATCTAAAGGTATTGCGCAGCGTTTTGATGATCTCGACTATCTTTATGACCTGGGTGATATCAAAATCAAATTCTCTGGTTGCATGAATGGCTGTGCTCATCAAAGTGTGGGACATATCGGTATTCTGGGGGTCGATAAAAAAGGTGAGGAGTGGTATCAGTTTACGTTGGGCGGCAGTTCAGAAGCTGATGCATCACTTGGTGAGCGTCTGGGGCGAGCGATTCCGAAAAATGAAGTTGTTGATACCGTTGCACATTTATTGGATGCTTATATCGATCTGCGACATGATGATGAAAGCTTTCTCATGACGGTACGCCGTGTTGGCGTAGATCCCTTCAAGGAGCGTGTTTATGCAGAAAATCATTAAAGATCGTGAATTAGTTGATGATCACTGGCAGCATCTTGACGACGAGGCCGAATTGGTTGTCGGTAATATCACGGTTTCAATAAACCGCTGGCAGGAACAGCAAGAAACGTTGAGCCATCATGAAGATGGACTGGGCATCCGGCTTTCCGGAAATGATCCGCTTGAAGAAATCGTGCCGGATTTAGGCCGATTTCAACTGGTGGTATTGTTATTCCCCGTGTTTACAGATGGTCGGTGTTACTCTTATGCACGGTTATTGCGAGATCGCTACCAGTTTAAAGGTGAAATTCGTGCCCAGGGTGATGTGCTATACGACCAGCTGTTTTATATGTCGCAGTGTGGTATCAACAGTTTTGAACTGGCCAATCCTAATCATCTGGCGCAGGCATTGGCAGCATTCGATGACTTTAGCGAAAGTTATCAGGCAACGGCGCTAAGACCTGTTCCTTTATATCGCCGTCGCTAATTCGTCTATCCTATGGCTGTTTATGCAATTGGTGATGTTCAGGGCTGTTTTGATGAGCTGATCAAATTACTTGAGCTCGTGAGATTTGATCCGCAACAGGATCAAATATGGTTGGCTGGTGATCTGGTCAATCGTGGTCCAAAATCGTTAGATACGCTCAGGTTTGTGCGACAGTTGGGTGATCAATCAGCAAAAGTCGTATTGGGCAATCATGATTTGCATATGCTGGCGCATGCGGCAGGGAATAATGAATTCAATCATCGATTAGATACCATTGAACCGGTTTTAACCGCTGAAGACAGTGATGAATTGATTGACTGGTTACGCCGTCAACCGTTGTTTTATCACGATAGAGAATTACAGTTTTCAATGGTACATGCTGGCTTACCTCCGGAATGGAACATTGATGAAGCATTAGAGAGAGCCGCTGAAGTTGAGTTAGTGCTTCAATCAGACGACTGGCGTGAATTCTTTAAACATATGTATGGCAATAAACCCAAGCGCTGGTCTGATGAGTTAACCGGCTGGGATAGATTACGCTTCATCACCAATTGTTTTACCCGACTGCGATATTGCCATGAAGACGGCAGCCTGGCGCTGAAATTCAAAGGTGCACCTAAGGATAAACCGGTGGATCAAAAACCCTGGTTTATGATGCCCAATCGCGCCAGCGTCAATGACAAAATAGTCTTTGGCCATTGGTCACAACTGGGCACCGGTCAGTATGACAATGTATTTTCATTGGATAGTGGCGCGGTCTGGGGCGAGCAATTAACGGCTGTGCGAATTGATCAAACGCCTTATCAGTGGACGGTTGTTGAAGCTGATACCGATGAATTACCGCATACTGACAATAAAACGGCTGCTGAAAAACAACGCTGGCTGTAACTGACTGTTAGGCATTCATTTTTAAACACAGTACAATATCTTTTTTTCTCTTTTGGAC
Proteins encoded:
- a CDS encoding symmetrical bis(5'-nucleosyl)-tetraphosphatase gives rise to the protein MAVYAIGDVQGCFDELIKLLELVRFDPQQDQIWLAGDLVNRGPKSLDTLRFVRQLGDQSAKVVLGNHDLHMLAHAAGNNEFNHRLDTIEPVLTAEDSDELIDWLRRQPLFYHDRELQFSMVHAGLPPEWNIDEALERAAEVELVLQSDDWREFFKHMYGNKPKRWSDELTGWDRLRFITNCFTRLRYCHEDGSLALKFKGAPKDKPVDQKPWFMMPNRASVNDKIVFGHWSQLGTGQYDNVFSLDSGAVWGEQLTAVRIDQTPYQWTVVEADTDELPHTDNKTAAEKQRWL
- a CDS encoding DUF934 domain-containing protein yields the protein MQKIIKDRELVDDHWQHLDDEAELVVGNITVSINRWQEQQETLSHHEDGLGIRLSGNDPLEEIVPDLGRFQLVVLLFPVFTDGRCYSYARLLRDRYQFKGEIRAQGDVLYDQLFYMSQCGINSFELANPNHLAQALAAFDDFSESYQATALRPVPLYRRR
- a CDS encoding nitrite/sulfite reductase codes for the protein MYQYDEYDQTMIDQRVAQFRDQTRRFLAGELTEEQFRPLRLMNGLYIQLHAPMLRVAIPYGMMSSRQVRKIAEVARRYDKGFVHFTTRQNFQMNWPKLEAVPEILAELASVQIHSIQSSGNCIRNTTSDQLAGINANEIEDPRPWAEIIRQWSTFHPEFAYLPRKFKIAVVGSKEDRAATKLHDIGLHLVKNHEDEVGFEVLVGGGLGRTPVIGEQIRPFLKKQDLLSYLEAILRVYNRLGRRDNKFKARIKITVREHGINHIRELVEAEWVHIREQLKLDTKEIERVKQYFTKPAYEMDTADSDSHYADLLAQDKEFALWVKQNTVDHKIPGYRAAYVSLKKPGQAPGDITSEQLEVVADLADEFSFGEVRSTHTQNLIFTDVKQADLYALWLRLNSENLATPNINTLTDIICCPGLDYCGLANATSIPLSKGIAQRFDDLDYLYDLGDIKIKFSGCMNGCAHQSVGHIGILGVDKKGEEWYQFTLGGSSEADASLGERLGRAIPKNEVVDTVAHLLDAYIDLRHDDESFLMTVRRVGVDPFKERVYAENH